A genomic stretch from Arachis stenosperma cultivar V10309 chromosome 3, arast.V10309.gnm1.PFL2, whole genome shotgun sequence includes:
- the LOC130965621 gene encoding cytochrome P450 89A2-like — protein METWFIFIMLFLGVSIIIKRILYLVFPRYPLPPGPPKVPIIGNFKLLQRFNKDPKTVLEKLHAKYGPIFSFQMGSHTDIFIANRFLAHQALIQNGSTFADRPVAVPTKKIISSNQNDILFSFYGPVWRALRRNLTSNILHPSQVKSYANARKWVLDMLLDRLKSELGASNPIRVIDHFQYSVFCLLSFMCFGDKLDEKQIREIEDSLRSMLLSFTKYNVLNFWPTITRILFWKRWKEFLQLRRDLEALLIPYIDARKKAKQERLSKDGKEDNINEFVLCYVDTLLDLRLVEEDEGSKLDYGNICTLCSEFLNAGTDTTSTALEWIMANLVKYPQIQERLVEEIREVMVEGENEVKEEHLPKLPYLKSLILEGLRRHPPLHYVAPHRVTKDVVLDGYLVPTTASVNFFVAEIGRDPTAWDDPMAFKPERFMDNGGTTFDIMGSKEIKMMPFGAGRRMCPGYGLAILHLEYFVANLVWNFEWKAMSGDDIDMSEKLLFTTVMKNPLKVHILPRK, from the coding sequence ATGGAAACTTGGTTCATCTTTATTATGCTCTTTCTTGGTGTCTCAATAATCATCAAACGCATACTTTACCTTGTGTTTCCACGGTATCCCCTCCCTCCGGGGCCTCCAAAAGTGCCTATCATAGGTAACTTCAAATTACTCCAACGATTCAATAAAGATCCTAAGACTGTTCTTGAAAAACTTCATGCCAAATATGGTCcaatcttttcttttcaaatggGCTCTCATACTGACATTTTCATTGCCAATCGATTCCTTGCGCACCAAGCATTGATCCAAAATGGCAGTACCTTTGCGGACCGCCCTGTTGCTGTTCCTACCAAGAAAATCATTAGCAGCAATCAAAATGACATCCTTTTTAGCTTCTATGGTCCTGTATGGCGCGCTCTCCGGCGAAACCTCACTTCAAATATCCTCCACCCTTCACAGGTCAAGTCATATGCAAATGCACGCAAATGGGTTTTAGATATGCTTCTTGATCGATTAAAATCTGAGTTGGGGGCTAGCAACCCCATAAGGGTCATTGATCATTTTCAATATAGCGTGTTTTGCTTGCTCAGTTTTATGTGTTTTGGTGACAAGCTTGATGAGAAGCAAATTAGGGAAATCGAGGATAGTCTACGCAGCATGCTCTTGAGCTTTACTAAGTACAATGTCTTGAATTTTTGGCCAACAATCACAAGGATATTGTTTTGGAAGAGATGGAAGGAATTCTTGCAGCTAAGAAGAGATCTAGAAGCCTTGTTGATTCCTTATATCGACGCTCGAAAGAAAGCCAAGCAAGAGAGACTTAGCAAGGATGGCAAAGAGGACAACATAAATGAGTTTGTTTTGTGCTATGTGGATACTTTGTTGGATTTGCGACTCGTGGAGGAAGATGAAGGGAGCAAGCTTGATTATGGGAATATTTGCACCTTATGCTCGGAGTTTCTAAACGCCGGAACAGATACTACTTCGACAGCATTGGAATGGATCATGGCAAATTTGGTGAAGTACCCTCAAATCCAAGAAAGACTTGTGGAGGAAATTAGAGAGGTCATGGTTGAAGGAGAGAATGAGGTGAAGGAGGAACATTTGCCAAAATTGCCATATCTAAAGTCTCTGATTTTGGAGGGTCTACGACGCCATCCACCGCTACACTATGTGGCTCCTCATAGAGTAACCAAGGATGTGGTTCTGGATGGTTATTTGGTTCCTACCACTGCCTCTGTAAATTTCTTTGTGGCTGAGATAGGTAGGGACCCTACAGCTTGGGATGACCCTATGGCCTTTAAGCCAGAGAGGTTCATGGACAATGGAGGAACAACTTTTGATATAATGGgaagtaaagagataaagatGATGCCATTTGGGGCTGGGAGGAGAATGTGCCCTGGATATGGTTTAGCAATTCTCCACTTGGAATATTTTGTGGCCAATTTAGTTTGGAATTTTGAGTGGAAGGCTATGAGTGGAGATGACATTGATATGTCAGAGAAGCTGTTATTCACAACTGTGATGAAGAATCCCTTAAAGGTTCATATATTGCCTAGGAAATAA